One Mixta gaviniae genomic window carries:
- a CDS encoding TIGR01777 family oxidoreductase — protein MQILITGGTGLIGRHLVARLLARGDRVSVVSRNVEAARERLGSQVSIWSGLDQQRDLNGIDAVINLAGEPIAAKRWTPQHKQLLCESRWQITERLASLINASSAPPAVLISGSATGYYGDSGEAVLTEEDEGHDEFTHQLCQRWETLALAAASDRTRVCLLRTGVVLAKQGGALTQMKKPFMLGVGGPLGSGRQYMPWIHIDDMLEGILWLLDHNLSGPFNMVSPYAVRNEQFAATLGKAMHRPSLVRTPAMAIRLLMGESAVLVLGGQHVLPRRLEASGFHFRWYDLQTTLADVL, from the coding sequence ATGCAAATTCTGATTACCGGCGGCACCGGCCTGATTGGGCGTCATCTGGTGGCGCGCCTGCTGGCACGCGGCGATCGCGTCAGCGTAGTATCGCGCAACGTCGAGGCGGCGCGCGAACGGTTAGGATCGCAGGTCAGCATCTGGTCCGGCCTTGACCAGCAGCGTGATTTAAACGGCATCGACGCGGTGATCAACCTGGCTGGCGAGCCGATCGCGGCGAAGCGCTGGACGCCGCAACATAAGCAGCTGCTGTGCGAAAGCCGCTGGCAGATCACCGAACGGCTCGCCTCGCTGATCAACGCCAGCAGTGCGCCACCCGCCGTGCTGATCTCCGGCTCGGCGACCGGCTACTACGGCGACAGCGGCGAAGCGGTGCTGACGGAAGAGGACGAGGGCCACGACGAATTTACCCACCAGCTGTGCCAGCGCTGGGAAACGCTGGCGCTGGCCGCCGCCAGCGATCGCACCCGCGTCTGCCTGTTGCGCACCGGCGTGGTGCTGGCGAAACAGGGCGGCGCGCTGACGCAGATGAAAAAGCCGTTTATGCTGGGCGTCGGCGGCCCGCTCGGCAGCGGCCGACAATATATGCCCTGGATCCATATCGACGATATGCTGGAGGGCATTCTCTGGCTGCTGGATCACAACCTGAGCGGCCCGTTCAATATGGTTTCTCCTTATGCGGTGCGTAACGAACAGTTCGCCGCCACGCTGGGGAAAGCGATGCATCGCCCCTCGCTGGTGCGCACGCCGGCCATGGCGATCAGGCTGCTGATGGGCGAATCGGCGGTGCTGGTGCTGGGCGGCCAGCACGTACTGCCCAGACGGCTGGAGGCGTCGGGCTTCCACTTCCGCTGGTACGATCTGCAAACCACGCTGGCTGACGTGCTGTAG
- the hisP gene encoding histidine ABC transporter ATP-binding protein HisP, which translates to MAENKLNVTELHKRYGEHEVLKGVSLRANAGDVITIIGSSGSGKSTFLRCINFLEKPSEGSIAVNNQAIGLVRDKDGQLKVADKEQLRLLRTRLTMVFQHFNLWSHMTVLENVMEAPIQVLGLGKAEARERALRYLNKVGIDERACAKYPVHLSGGQQQRVSIARALAMEPDVLLFDEPTSALDPELVGEVLRIMQKLAEEGKTMVVVTHEMEFARHVSSHVIFLHQGKIEEEGPPDALFLQPKSARLQQFLSGALK; encoded by the coding sequence ATGGCTGAAAATAAACTGAACGTGACCGAGCTGCACAAGCGCTATGGCGAGCATGAGGTGTTGAAGGGCGTATCGCTGCGGGCAAACGCCGGCGATGTGATTACCATTATCGGCTCGTCCGGCTCCGGTAAAAGCACCTTTCTGCGCTGCATTAACTTTCTTGAGAAACCGAGCGAAGGATCGATTGCAGTGAATAATCAGGCGATCGGCCTGGTGCGCGACAAAGATGGCCAGCTGAAGGTGGCGGACAAAGAGCAGCTGCGCCTGCTGCGCACGCGGCTGACCATGGTGTTTCAGCACTTCAATCTCTGGAGTCATATGACGGTGCTGGAGAACGTGATGGAGGCGCCGATTCAGGTGCTGGGGCTGGGCAAGGCGGAGGCACGCGAGCGGGCGCTGCGCTATCTCAACAAAGTGGGTATCGACGAGCGCGCCTGCGCCAAATATCCGGTACATCTGTCGGGCGGCCAGCAGCAGCGCGTCTCCATCGCCCGCGCGCTGGCGATGGAGCCGGATGTGCTGCTGTTCGATGAGCCGACGTCGGCGCTCGATCCCGAACTGGTAGGCGAAGTGCTGCGCATTATGCAGAAGCTGGCGGAAGAGGGGAAAACCATGGTGGTGGTGACCCATGAGATGGAGTTCGCCCGTCACGTCTCCAGCCACGTCATTTTCCTGCATCAGGGGAAGATCGAAGAAGAGGGGCCGCCGGACGCCCTGTTTCTGCAGCCGAAAAGCGCGCGGCTGCAGCAGTTTTTATCCGGCGCGCTGAAATAG
- a CDS encoding ABC transporter permease translates to MIDIIHEYWKALLWTDGYRFTGVAITLWLLILSVAVGGCLAILLAIARVSSIRAVSAPVWLFTWVFRGTPLYVQLLIIYSGMYTLEVVKGSELLSAFFRSGLNCTLLAFTLNTCAYTTEIFAGAIRAVPHGEIEAARAYGFSTFKLWRCIILPAALRIALPAYSNEVILMLHSTALAFTATVPDLLKIARDINAATYQPFIAFGIAALLYLIISYVLISLFRKAEARFLAHIKPSSSH, encoded by the coding sequence ATGATCGATATCATTCATGAGTACTGGAAAGCGCTGCTCTGGACCGACGGCTACCGCTTTACCGGCGTGGCGATCACGCTGTGGCTGTTGATCCTCTCTGTGGCGGTGGGCGGCTGCCTGGCGATTCTGCTGGCGATCGCGCGCGTATCGTCGATTCGCGCCGTCAGCGCCCCGGTCTGGCTGTTTACCTGGGTGTTTCGCGGCACGCCGCTCTACGTGCAGCTGCTGATCATCTACTCCGGCATGTATACGCTGGAAGTGGTGAAAGGCTCGGAGTTGCTGAGCGCCTTTTTCCGCAGTGGCCTGAACTGTACGCTGCTGGCGTTTACCCTTAACACCTGCGCCTATACCACTGAGATTTTTGCCGGCGCCATCCGCGCGGTGCCGCATGGCGAAATCGAGGCGGCGCGCGCCTACGGTTTCTCCACCTTTAAGCTCTGGCGCTGCATTATTCTGCCTGCCGCGCTGCGTATCGCGCTGCCCGCCTACAGCAACGAAGTGATTTTGATGCTGCACTCGACGGCGCTCGCCTTTACCGCCACCGTGCCGGATCTGCTGAAAATCGCGCGCGATATCAACGCGGCGACCTATCAGCCCTTTATCGCGTTCGGCATCGCGGCGCTGCTCTACCTGATTATCTCTTACGTGTTGATTAGCCTGTTCCGCAAGGCGGAAGCGCGCTTTCTGGCGCATATCAAACCTTCATCGTCCCACTGA
- the hisQ gene encoding histidine ABC transporter permease HisQ produces MLYGYSEVIFRGALVTLELALSSVLLALILGLLGAGARLSSSRPLALLSEAYTTLIRGVPDLVLMLLIFYGLQIVLNQITETLGIAQFDIDPMVAGIITLGFIYGAYFTETFRGAFMAVPKGQIEAATAFGFTGSQVFRRILFPAMMRFALPGIGNNWQVVLKATALVSLLGLEDVVKATQLAGKSTWQPFWFAVVAGIIYLLFTTLSSGVLWWLERRYSVGVKKAEL; encoded by the coding sequence ATGCTGTATGGCTATTCTGAAGTTATCTTTCGCGGGGCGCTGGTCACGCTGGAGCTGGCGCTCAGCTCGGTGCTGCTCGCGCTGATCCTCGGCCTGCTGGGCGCGGGCGCCCGGCTTTCCTCTTCTCGTCCGCTGGCGCTGCTGTCGGAAGCTTATACCACCCTGATCCGCGGCGTGCCCGACCTGGTGCTGATGCTGCTGATTTTTTACGGCCTGCAGATCGTCCTCAACCAGATCACCGAAACGCTGGGCATCGCGCAGTTCGATATCGATCCGATGGTAGCGGGCATTATCACCCTCGGTTTTATCTACGGCGCCTACTTCACCGAAACCTTTCGCGGCGCCTTTATGGCGGTGCCGAAAGGGCAGATCGAAGCAGCCACCGCTTTCGGCTTTACCGGTTCGCAGGTGTTCCGCCGCATTCTTTTCCCCGCCATGATGCGTTTCGCCCTGCCGGGCATCGGCAATAACTGGCAGGTGGTGCTGAAGGCGACGGCGCTGGTTTCGCTGCTGGGGCTGGAAGATGTGGTGAAAGCTACCCAGCTGGCCGGAAAAAGCACCTGGCAGCCGTTCTGGTTCGCAGTGGTCGCCGGCATTATCTATCTGCTGTTCACCACGCTGTCGAGCGGCGTGCTGTGGTGGCTGGAGCGTCGCTACTCTGTTGGGGTGAAAAAGGCCGAGCTATGA
- a CDS encoding lysine/arginine/ornithine ABC transporter substrate-binding protein: MKKRVLALSLLLAFSSVASAAVPKTLRIGNDPTYPPFESKNAQGQLVGFDIDLANEICKRLAAQCSYVESDFDALIPSLKAKKIDFIISSLSITEKRQQEIAFSEKLYAANARLVAPKGSKLAPTPESLRGKNIGLLQGTTQETYANQYWRPKGVTVTPYANQDLVYQDLSAGRIDAAFQDEVQASEGFLKQPVGKDYAFAGPAVKDDKIFGVGTGIGLRKDDAELKAAIDKAFAEMRKDGTYDRIAKKYFNFNVYGD, encoded by the coding sequence ATGAAAAAGCGAGTTCTGGCTCTCTCTTTGCTGCTGGCTTTCTCCAGCGTCGCCAGCGCTGCGGTACCGAAAACGCTACGCATCGGCAACGATCCCACCTATCCGCCGTTTGAATCGAAAAATGCGCAGGGCCAGCTGGTGGGCTTCGATATCGATCTGGCTAACGAAATCTGTAAGCGCCTCGCCGCGCAGTGTAGCTATGTGGAGAGCGATTTCGATGCGCTGATCCCTTCGCTGAAGGCGAAGAAAATTGATTTTATTATCTCCTCGCTCTCTATCACCGAAAAACGCCAGCAGGAGATCGCCTTCTCCGAGAAACTTTACGCCGCCAACGCGCGTTTAGTGGCGCCGAAAGGATCCAAACTGGCGCCGACGCCGGAATCGCTGCGCGGCAAAAATATCGGCCTGTTACAGGGCACCACGCAGGAAACTTACGCCAACCAGTACTGGCGTCCGAAAGGGGTGACGGTAACGCCTTATGCCAACCAGGATCTGGTTTACCAGGATCTGAGCGCAGGCCGTATCGATGCCGCCTTCCAGGATGAAGTGCAGGCGAGCGAAGGTTTCCTCAAGCAGCCGGTAGGCAAAGATTACGCCTTTGCCGGCCCGGCGGTAAAAGATGACAAGATCTTTGGGGTCGGCACCGGCATCGGGCTGCGCAAAGATGATGCTGAACTAAAAGCGGCTATCGACAAGGCTTTCGCCGAGATGCGCAAAGATGGCACCTACGACCGCATTGCGAAAAAATATTTCAATTTTAATGTCTATGGCGATTAA
- a CDS encoding UbiX family flavin prenyltransferase produces the protein MKRVIVGISGASGVIYGIRMLQLLQPLPEIETHLVMSNAARQTLALETDYTLREVQGFADVVHDVRDIAASISSGSFHTVGMAILPCSMKTLSGIVNSYSDGLLTRAADVVLKERRRLVLCVRETPLHLGHLRLMTTAAELGAVVMPPVPAFYHRPQSIMEIVDQTLNRVLDQFDITLPNDLFTRWQGA, from the coding sequence ATGAAAAGAGTGATCGTCGGCATCTCCGGCGCCAGCGGCGTGATTTATGGCATTCGGATGCTGCAGCTGCTGCAGCCGCTGCCGGAGATTGAAACGCACCTGGTGATGAGTAACGCCGCGCGCCAGACGCTGGCGCTGGAGACGGATTATACCCTGCGTGAAGTGCAGGGCTTTGCCGATGTGGTGCATGACGTGCGTGATATCGCCGCCAGCATTTCGTCCGGTTCGTTTCATACTGTCGGTATGGCAATTCTGCCCTGTTCGATGAAGACCCTCTCCGGTATCGTCAACAGCTATAGCGACGGGCTGCTGACGCGCGCCGCCGATGTGGTGCTGAAAGAGCGGCGTCGGCTGGTATTGTGCGTGCGTGAAACGCCGCTGCACCTTGGCCATTTGCGTCTGATGACCACGGCCGCCGAACTGGGCGCGGTGGTGATGCCGCCGGTGCCCGCCTTCTACCATCGCCCACAGTCGATTATGGAGATTGTTGACCAGACGCTGAACCGGGTGCTGGATCAGTTCGATATCACCCTGCCGAACGATCTCTTCACGCGCTGGCAGGGGGCATAA
- a CDS encoding LysR family transcriptional regulator, whose amino-acid sequence MSLLVHWDDARVFLAVARCGTLSGAAETLKIGIATLSRRLDRLEAALGVPLFTRHQTGYRLTDDGEALLDRAERLELAGMDFFEAPDAERGVTGRVRLATAENLANPLIVPSLGALFAQHPALQVEVVSGLNTVNLHRRDADLAVRMVRPEAGNLTIKRLGTLGFGLYGSAGYLAARRVGETGTPFEHDDFIGWAETHHHLPAAKWTLRILRGRPCRLETNTLSAQLAAATAGMGLAVLPHFLARQAGLVCLMTGLGVEQPIWLAMQADLAHSWRVRVVADHLIDLFSAQAAILRGEA is encoded by the coding sequence ATGTCACTATTGGTTCACTGGGACGACGCGCGTGTTTTTCTGGCGGTGGCGCGCTGCGGCACCCTGAGCGGCGCGGCAGAAACGCTCAAAATCGGTATCGCCACGCTGTCTCGCCGTCTGGATCGGCTTGAAGCCGCGCTCGGCGTGCCGCTGTTTACGCGCCATCAAACCGGCTATCGTTTGACTGATGACGGTGAGGCGCTGTTGGATCGCGCCGAAAGGCTGGAGCTGGCGGGTATGGACTTCTTTGAAGCGCCGGACGCGGAACGCGGCGTGACGGGGCGAGTGCGTCTGGCGACGGCGGAAAACCTCGCTAATCCGCTGATAGTGCCTTCACTCGGCGCCCTGTTCGCGCAGCATCCGGCGCTGCAGGTCGAGGTTGTGAGCGGGCTCAATACAGTCAACCTGCACCGGCGCGACGCCGATCTGGCGGTAAGAATGGTACGTCCCGAGGCGGGCAACCTGACGATAAAGCGGCTGGGCACGCTGGGTTTCGGGCTATACGGCTCGGCGGGCTATCTCGCCGCCCGTCGCGTCGGCGAGACGGGCACGCCCTTTGAGCATGATGATTTTATCGGCTGGGCGGAAACCCATCACCATTTGCCGGCGGCCAAATGGACGCTGCGCATTCTGCGCGGCCGTCCCTGCCGGCTGGAGACCAATACGCTCTCGGCGCAGCTCGCGGCGGCGACGGCGGGGATGGGGCTGGCGGTGCTGCCCCATTTTCTGGCGCGTCAGGCGGGGCTGGTCTGTCTGATGACCGGGCTGGGCGTCGAACAGCCGATCTGGCTGGCGATGCAGGCGGATTTAGCTCATTCGTGGCGGGTAAGGGTCGTAGCAGATCACCTTATCGACCTGTTCAGCGCGCAGGCAGCGATACTCAGGGGCGAGGCGTAG
- a CDS encoding aldo/keto reductase, whose protein sequence is MQQRTLTQDLQVSALGLGCMGMSEFYGPRDDDASLRALDQALASGINFFDTADMYGPYHNEELLGRFIKTRQPSVTIATKFGIVRQPGEYRRGIDNSVDYTRRSCEASLRRLGVEQIDLYYVHRIDAARPIEETMETLAQLVREGKIARIGLCEVSAATLKRACAVHPVATVQTEYSLWTREVEHGVLPTCRELGVGLVAYSPLGRGFLTGRFQQSAAFAPGDFRASLPRFQEDNLTQNRLLVDEIAALATEKACTPAQITLAWLLAQGNDIVPIPGTCNPVHLRENCDALAISLTPQEETRLRQAAAMLPAAGERYTAEGMKGLDA, encoded by the coding sequence ATGCAACAACGAACGCTAACACAGGATCTGCAGGTTTCCGCGCTGGGCCTTGGCTGCATGGGGATGAGCGAATTTTATGGGCCGCGTGACGATGACGCTTCGCTGCGGGCGCTGGATCAGGCGCTGGCAAGCGGGATTAACTTTTTCGATACCGCCGATATGTATGGCCCTTACCATAATGAGGAGCTGTTGGGCCGTTTTATCAAAACGCGTCAGCCTTCGGTTACCATTGCCACCAAGTTCGGCATCGTACGGCAGCCGGGTGAGTATCGCCGGGGCATCGACAACAGCGTCGACTATACGCGCCGCAGCTGTGAAGCGTCGCTGCGCAGGCTGGGCGTAGAACAGATCGATCTCTACTATGTTCACCGCATTGACGCTGCCAGACCGATAGAAGAGACCATGGAGACGCTGGCGCAGCTGGTGCGGGAAGGCAAAATTGCCCGTATCGGCCTGTGCGAGGTCAGCGCCGCGACGCTGAAACGCGCCTGTGCGGTGCATCCGGTGGCGACGGTGCAGACCGAATATTCGCTCTGGACGCGCGAGGTGGAACACGGGGTGCTGCCCACCTGCCGCGAGCTGGGCGTGGGCCTGGTGGCTTACTCTCCCCTTGGGCGCGGCTTTCTCACCGGCCGCTTTCAGCAATCGGCCGCCTTCGCGCCCGGCGACTTTCGCGCCAGCCTGCCGCGTTTTCAGGAAGATAACCTGACGCAAAATCGTCTGCTGGTAGATGAGATCGCCGCGCTGGCGACGGAAAAAGCCTGCACGCCGGCGCAGATAACGCTCGCCTGGCTGCTGGCGCAGGGCAACGATATCGTACCGATCCCCGGTACCTGTAATCCTGTTCATCTGCGGGAAAACTGCGACGCGCTGGCGATAAGCTTAACGCCGCAGGAAGAAACCCGGCTGCGCCAGGCGGCTGCGATGCTGCCCGCCGCCGGCGAGCGTTACACTGCCGAAGGTATGAAAGGTCTGGATGCATAA
- the purF gene encoding amidophosphoribosyltransferase, with product MCGIVGITGFMPVNQSIYDALTVLQHRGQDAAGICTIDALNCFRLRKANGLVNDVFEARHMQRLQGNMGIGHVRYPTAGSSSASEAQPFYVNSPYGITLAHNGNLTNAHELRKQLFESGRRHVNTTSDSEILLNIFAQELDRCPHHPLEADDIFAAVAAVHQQVRGAYACVAMIIGHGMVAFRDPNGIRPLVMGKRELPGGRTEYMVASESVALDTLGFEFLRDVAPGEAVYITVKGQLYTRQCAENPRNNPCLFEYVYFARPDSFLDKISVYSARVRMGTKLGEKIAREWEDLDIDVVIPIPETSTDVALEIARILDKPYRQGFVKNRYVGRTFIMPGQQLRRNAVRRKLNANRAEFRDKNVLLVDDSIVRGTTSEQIIEMAREAGAKKVYLASAAPEIRFPNVYGIDMPSATELIAHGREVDEICQLIKADALIFQDLDDLIEAVREENPDIVQFECSVFNGVYVTKDVDQQYLEYLQSLRNDDAKAMARQNEVESLEMHNEG from the coding sequence ATGTGCGGTATTGTCGGTATCACCGGTTTTATGCCGGTCAACCAGTCGATTTATGACGCGTTAACGGTGCTGCAGCACCGTGGGCAGGATGCCGCAGGCATTTGTACCATCGATGCGCTGAACTGTTTCCGTCTGCGCAAGGCGAACGGGCTGGTCAACGATGTGTTCGAAGCTCGCCATATGCAGCGTTTGCAGGGCAATATGGGCATCGGCCACGTGCGTTACCCTACCGCCGGGAGTTCCAGCGCCTCTGAAGCGCAGCCTTTCTACGTCAACTCCCCATACGGCATTACCCTGGCCCACAACGGCAATCTGACCAACGCGCACGAGCTGCGTAAGCAGCTGTTTGAAAGCGGTCGCCGCCATGTGAATACCACCTCCGATTCCGAAATCCTGCTGAATATCTTCGCGCAGGAGCTGGATCGCTGTCCGCATCACCCGCTGGAAGCGGATGACATTTTCGCCGCCGTCGCCGCTGTTCACCAGCAGGTGCGCGGCGCCTACGCCTGCGTGGCGATGATTATCGGCCACGGCATGGTCGCCTTCCGCGATCCTAACGGCATTCGTCCGCTGGTGATGGGCAAACGCGAACTGCCGGGCGGCCGCACCGAATATATGGTCGCCTCCGAAAGCGTCGCGCTGGATACGCTGGGCTTTGAGTTCCTGCGCGACGTCGCGCCGGGTGAAGCGGTCTATATCACGGTGAAAGGGCAGCTCTATACCCGCCAGTGCGCGGAAAACCCGCGCAACAATCCGTGCCTGTTCGAGTATGTCTATTTCGCGCGCCCCGACTCTTTCCTCGACAAGATTTCGGTCTACAGCGCCCGCGTACGTATGGGCACCAAGCTGGGCGAGAAAATCGCGCGCGAATGGGAAGACCTGGATATCGATGTGGTCATTCCGATTCCGGAAACCTCCACCGACGTGGCGTTGGAAATCGCGCGCATTCTGGATAAACCCTATCGTCAGGGCTTTGTGAAAAACCGCTACGTCGGCCGCACCTTTATCATGCCGGGCCAGCAGCTGCGCCGGAACGCGGTGCGCCGTAAGCTCAACGCCAACCGCGCCGAGTTCCGCGATAAAAACGTGCTGCTGGTGGATGATTCTATTGTGCGCGGTACCACCTCAGAGCAGATCATTGAGATGGCGCGCGAAGCGGGCGCGAAAAAGGTCTATCTGGCTTCGGCCGCGCCGGAGATTCGTTTCCCGAACGTTTACGGCATCGATATGCCGAGCGCCACTGAGCTTATCGCCCACGGGCGCGAAGTGGATGAGATTTGCCAGCTGATTAAAGCCGATGCGTTGATCTTTCAGGATCTGGACGATCTGATCGAAGCGGTGCGCGAAGAGAACCCCGATATCGTGCAGTTCGAATGCTCGGTGTTCAATGGCGTTTACGTCACCAAAGATGTCGATCAGCAATACCTGGAGTATCTGCAGTCGCTGCGTAACGATGATGCGAAAGCGATGGCGCGGCAGAACGAGGTGGAAAGCCTCGAGATGCATAACGAAGGTTAA
- the cvpA gene encoding colicin V production protein, translating into MVWIDYVIIGIVGFSALVSLIRGFVREALSLITWGCAFFVASHYYPFLAVWFTGFNDQLVRNGIAIAVLFIATLIVGAIVNYVIGSLVEKTGLSGTDRVLGVCFGALRGVLIVSAMLFFLDTFTGFSKSPDWQQSQLIPEFSYIIRWFFDYLQSTSSFLPR; encoded by the coding sequence ATGGTCTGGATAGATTACGTCATCATTGGGATTGTTGGTTTTTCTGCTCTTGTCAGCCTGATCCGTGGGTTTGTTCGGGAAGCTTTATCTCTTATCACCTGGGGATGCGCATTCTTTGTTGCCAGTCATTACTATCCCTTCCTTGCTGTCTGGTTCACCGGATTTAACGATCAGCTGGTGCGCAACGGCATCGCTATCGCCGTTCTGTTTATCGCCACCCTGATTGTCGGGGCGATAGTGAACTACGTGATTGGCTCGCTGGTCGAAAAAACGGGTTTGTCAGGAACGGACAGGGTACTGGGTGTCTGCTTCGGGGCGTTGCGCGGCGTGTTGATCGTTTCGGCGATGCTGTTCTTCCTCGATACGTTCACCGGCTTTTCTAAAAGCCCGGATTGGCAGCAGTCTCAGCTGATCCCTGAGTTCAGTTACATCATCAGATGGTTTTTTGACTATCTGCAAAGCACGTCGAGTTTTTTACCCCGGTAA
- the dedD gene encoding cell division protein DedD, with product MASKFQNRLVGTVILVAVGVIVLPGLLDGKKKHYKEEFAAIPLVPKPDDQQDSDMVPPVTQSLPTQPPEGASAAIEGGNSRPSPSAESGSAVPQQNSAPTVVTPPPVQSAPPLKPRIEQSRPQTVETPKPKPKPVEQPKPKPVEQPKAVDTPKPAEPPKPAEQTAPAGQAYVVQLGALKNAAKVNEIVAQLRLSGYRAFTVPSTPVQGQITRIYVGPDASKAKMQAAVGELKSVSGLSGVVKPYSAR from the coding sequence GTGGCAAGTAAGTTTCAGAACCGCTTAGTCGGCACGGTAATTCTGGTCGCCGTTGGCGTCATCGTCTTGCCGGGCCTGCTTGATGGCAAAAAAAAGCACTATAAAGAGGAGTTCGCCGCTATCCCGCTGGTGCCGAAGCCGGACGACCAGCAGGACAGCGATATGGTGCCGCCGGTGACGCAGTCGCTGCCGACGCAGCCGCCGGAAGGCGCAAGCGCGGCGATAGAGGGCGGCAACAGCCGTCCGTCGCCGTCGGCGGAGAGCGGCTCCGCCGTGCCGCAGCAGAACAGCGCGCCGACGGTAGTGACGCCGCCGCCGGTACAGTCGGCACCGCCATTGAAGCCGCGCATAGAGCAATCCCGGCCGCAGACGGTAGAAACGCCGAAACCGAAACCGAAGCCGGTAGAGCAGCCGAAGCCGAAACCGGTGGAGCAACCCAAAGCGGTAGACACGCCGAAGCCAGCGGAGCCACCTAAACCTGCGGAGCAAACCGCGCCGGCGGGGCAGGCCTACGTGGTGCAGCTCGGGGCGCTGAAAAACGCCGCGAAGGTGAATGAGATCGTAGCGCAGCTGCGTCTCTCCGGCTATCGCGCCTTTACCGTGCCTTCAACGCCGGTGCAGGGACAAATCACCCGCATCTACGTTGGCCCGGATGCGTCAAAAGCGAAAATGCAGGCGGCGGTCGGCGAGCTGAAAAGCGTTTCCGGCCTCAGCGGGGTGGTGAAACCTTACAGCGCGCGTTAA